A segment of the Ipomoea triloba cultivar NCNSP0323 chromosome 1, ASM357664v1 genome:
TATACCATATctggtaatataattactttattaaccaattttgacttatttgatcactattaactgtttgacttggttaaacaatccatatgagtatttgattaattaggtttttgtaatagcttattgtttcaaaaagctgttcaaaatagttttttcaattttaaaaaagtcattttgcatgaaATTAGTTATCAGTTAATTTACTAAATACTTTTTTATAATCAGTTAATGCTATTAACTAATCAAATTTACTAATCTAATCAGTTAACCGCTATTTACCAATATTTTATTTCACTGGAATAGTACCCCAATTTACCAATATTTTATTTCACTGGAATAGTACCCCAAAAAAGAGTTGGTGATTGAAAAGGGAGGGTTCAATTATGGTACGATCGTCACGTGGGACGGAATGTGATCTGAAAGGAAAAGACAACTGTTGCCCCCACCAATTGGACCAACATACATCCTTTTCTAATcctaatgtttattattattatcattatttttatataattttattttatttcactCCTGAGTTATAAGTTACAACATAGAGAAGAGTGAAGACaacattatattatgttttcatTTGAGAcgtcaaattacattattttttctttcaggaataaaaaataataaaatgagaaaaaaagaaaaagaagacgGTGAAATGCACTGAGGACCAAGTCCCAACCCAACCAATCATATGCTTCACTTGGTATTATGAAATGGGTATCATTTCTCCTCCACCACATGTATTTCCACCTCACCGAACTATATGGATGAAATATGTAGAAAATTGCTTgatatctttttaaaaatttaatttaatttttgacatAAGCATCTtcgaaatataaatatatgctAAAAAAGGggaatattttgtttttacaaAATCAAAGTAGAATGGGGTTTGGTTAATTGAGAAGGGAAAGGAGGAAAGGTTGAAGAAGCATCAGagtatctattttattttttgaggaTTTTACACTTGTACGCCTTAATGAGTCCGAAACACTTCcaaaagataaagaaaaaaaataaaatcaaaacatgatcACTTGGCGTCTTCCCCAGATGctctttgatattttatttttcaactgaAATTCTCCATGAATTCTTatttgtagagagagagagagagaggcagcCGCAGTTTTGTTGAAGGAAGGATAAAgggcagaagaagaagaagagtatgGCGTCAGGGAGCAGGTCCAAAAACGTGCAGCAAAATCAAGCTCAATCTTCGGGTACAAGTAATGTTAATTATCGCGATTCAGTGAGCAAAGCTGTTGCGCAGTACACTGTGGATGCTAGGTTGCACGCTGTTTTCGAGCAGTCGGGCGAGTCTGGCAAGTCTTTCGATTACTCCCAATCTGTGAAGACTATTACTCAGAGCGTTCCCGAGAAGCAAATCACCGCCTACTTGTCCAAAATTCAGAGAGGGGGTCACATTCAACCCTTTGGGTGTATGATTGCGGTGGACGAGCCTAGTTTTCGGGTAATTGGCTATAGCGAGAATGCCCGCGAAATGCTTGGTTTAACGCCCCAGTCAGTTCCCAGCCTCGAGAGGCCTGAAATCCTCGCGATTGGGACGGATGTGAGGACCCTTTTTACGCCCTCCAGCTCCGTTTTGCTTGAACGCGCCTTTGGGGcgcgagagatcaccttgctcaACCCAATTTGGATTCATTCTAAGAATTCCGGCAAGCCCTTTTACGCCATTTTGCATAGGATTGATGTTGGAATTGTGATTGACTTGGAGCCTGCTAGGACTGAGGACCCTGCATTGTCTATTGCTGGCGCTGTTCAGTCTCAGAAGCTCGCTGTGAGGGCAATTTCCCACTTGCAGTCACTTCCCGGCGGGGATATTAAGCTTTTGTGTGATACTGTGGTTGAGAGTGTGAGGGAGCTAACCGGGTATGATCGAGTCATGGTGTATAAGTTTCATGAGGATGAGCATGGGGAGGTTGTGGCCGAGAGCAAAAGGCCAGATTTAGAGCCCTATATTGGATTACACTATCCTGCCACTGACATTCCTCAAGCTTCCAGGTTTTTGTTTAAACAGAATAGGGTTAGGATGATAGTTGATTGCAATGCCACTCCGGTGCAGGTTATTCAGGATGAATCACTGATGCAACCACTGTGTTTAGTTGGATCAACCCTTCGTGCTCCTCATGGCTGCCATGCACAGTACATGGCCAATATGGGCTCCATTGCTTCGTTAACACTTGCAGTTGTTATTAATGGTAGTGATGAGGAAGCTGTAGGAGGGAGAAACTCAATGAGGCTATGGGGGTTGGTTGTTGGGCATCACACTTCTGCCCGGTGCATCCCTTTCCCCCTCCGTTATGCATGTGAATTTCTTATGCAGGCATTTGGTCTGCAGTTGAACATGGAACTGCAATTGGCATCACAATTGTCTGAGAAGCATGTCCTAAGGACGCAAACGCTTTTGTGTGACATGCTTTTGCGAGATGCCCCGACTGGCATTATTACCCAGAGCCCCAGCATTATGGACCTTGTCAAATGTGATGGAGCTGCACTATACTACCAAGGGAAATATTATCCTTTAGGTGTGACACCTAATGAAGCCCAGATAAAGGAAATAGTTGACTGGCTATTGACTTACCATGGTGACTCAACTGGGTTGAGCACAGATAGTTTAGGTGATGCAGGGTATCCTGGTGCAGCTTCACTCGGTGATGCAGTTTGTGGGATGGCAGTTGCTTATATAACTTCAAGAGATTTCTTGTTCTGGTTCCGGTCTCACACTGCAAAAGAGATTAAGTGGGGTGGTGCTAAGCATCATCCAGAGGACAAAGATGATGGTCAGAGGATGCATCCGCGTTCTTCGTTCAAGGCATTTTTGGAAGTTGTTAAGAGTCGCAGTTTGCTTTGGGAGAATGCTGAAATGGATGCAATTCACTCTTTGCAGCTTATCCTACGTGATTCATTTAAGGATGCTGAGGCAAGCAATTCTAAGGCTGTTGTGCGTGCTCCGCCTGGAGAATTGGAGTTGCAAGGAATGGATGAACTGAGTTCTGTTGCTAGAGAAATGGTTAGATTGATAGAGACTGCTACAGCTCCCATATTTGCTGTAGATGTTGAAGGGCGCATAAATGGGTGGAATGCAAAAGTTGCTGAGTTGGTGGGCTTGTCGGTTGAAGAAGCTATGGGAAAGTTGTTGATTCAAGATTTAGTTCACAAGGAATCACAAGAAACTACCGAGAAGCTTCTGTTTAATGCTTTAAGAGGTAATTGCTTTCTGTTCTATTTTGTTCTGTGCTTGTTTTCATTTTGCTATTATATAAAAAGTAATCCTTCTACAGTTGCATAAGAGGTTAGCCTTGACATGCTAGTTGGTAAGTAGGTTTTATGATGGCCAGAGTTAGTCTTTACTTTGAACTTCTGTTAAGCTATTCACAATTAAAGCATGTAGTGATCCTTCTTATCCTTTTGATTTTGATGTGACACACTGAGTTATAAGATACATAAATTACATGAGTATTAATTAAGCTCAATGTATGTTTTCCAGAAAGTCCCAATGGCTATCTTCTTGCATGATAATATAAGAAAGTTGACTGTTCATAGACCTTAATCCTATTGCTAAATTATTGCAGGTGAAGAAGATAAGAACGTAGAGATAAAGTTGAGAACATTTGGCACTGAGGAAGATAAGAAGGCTATTTTTTTAGTAGTCAATGCATGTTCTAGCAAGGActatacaaataatattgttGGTGTCTGCTTTGTTGGTCAAGATGTTACAGGACAGAAAATTGTAATGGACAAATTTATTCACATACAAGGCGATTACAAGGCTATTGTACACAGTCCCAATCCTCTGATCCCTCCCATATTTGCTTCAGATGAGAACACATCCTGCTCTGAGTGGAATACTGCCATGGAAAAGCTTACTGGGTGGAGCAGGGGTGAAACGATTGGCAAGTTGCTAGTTGGTGAGGTTTTTGGAAGCTGCTGCAGGCTCAGGGGTCCAGATGCCATGACTAAATTTATGATCATATTGCATAATGCAATTGGAGGCCAAGACACAGACAGgtttccattttcatttttcgACCGAAATGGAAAGTACGTGCAAGCTCTCTTGACGGCAAATAAGAGAGCAAATATAGATGGACAGATTATTGGAGCCTTCTGCTTCTTGCAGATTGCCAGTCCTGAATTGCAGCAAGCTCTCAAAATCCAGAGGCAGCAGGAAAATAAATGCTTTTCGAGAATGAAAGAGTTGGCTTACATCtgtcaagaaattaaaaatcCACTGAATGGCATACGCTTTACAAATTCATTATTGGAGGCAACAGATTTGACAGAAGACCAGAAGCAGTTCCTGGAGACTAGTGCTGCTTGCGAGAAACAAATGTCAAAGATTATAATGGATGTTGATCTGGAAAACATTGAAGATGGGTAAGCTTCTGTTATTGATTATGCTTGCTAGTCTGTTAGTTGAAGAAAAAATCGTTTATAACTTCTAACTCATTTTGGAGTATATGCCTTGCTTTTATTCATCTTTTTGTTGGCTCTTCTAAAAAATTACACATTATAATGATTGCATCACTTTTGGTGCATctcaataaaatatttggtgatcctttaaaaaaaataaagaagagaaaGTCATTTGTTCTTATGTGTACAAGATTACTAAGATTTTGTGTTCTGACAGTTCACTTGAGCTGGAGAAAGAAGATTTTTTTCTTGGGAGGATAATAGATGCTATTGTTAGCCAAGTAATGTCGTTGCTGAGAGAAAGAGGTCTCCAACTTATCCGGGATATTCCAGAAGAAATTAAGACACTGGCTGTGAATGGCGATCAAGTGAGAATTCAGCAGGTGCTGGCAGATTTTTTGCTAAACATGGCACGCCATGCACCAGTTCCAGGAGGATGGGTAGAAATCCAAGTTCGCCCTAGTTTGAAGCAAGTTTCTGATGGCACAAATGTTGTGCATACTGAATTCAGGTATTTGATACACATTACTTTACCTTTGATAACAAATTTTGTTGTTATATTGGTGACTTGAACTCAACTGTTGTCACTTGCTATTGCTTTGAAGTTCCTTCAGCATATGCCATATGGTAGATTTAGTAAGTTAGTGAAGAAAAATgcatgaatgaattaattttaaaaggtaAAGAATTTACAAAGGTTGTATGTGAATGTGATTGATTGGTCCATAGTTAcagtgtgttttttgttttacaaCCTGCTAAACTTGCTGTTTTACACCACAATATAATCATGGCTGGCACTTTTGTAATGAAGTTGAGTTCTGAGGTGTATTTAGTGATGATGTTGTTGTTATGGGTTTGGAAAAGGATAATGTGCCCGGGTGAAGGTCTTCCTCCCGAATTGGTGCAAGACATGTTCCACAGCAGTCGATGGGTGAGTCAAGAAGGACTAGGGCTGAGCATGTGCAGGAAAGTAGTAAAGCTTATGAACGGGGAAGTCCAATATATCAGAGAATCAGAAAGATGTTACTTCCTGATCATCCTTGAGCTACCAATCCCCCGAAGAGGTTCAAAGAGTATTATTATTGGCTAGGTTAGGTTAGCCGCAGAAGCTAGCAGTGATGTATCCCACACCACACCACACCTCGAGAATCCTTGGAATAATAAGATTTGGAAGAAGCAAAGGGGAGGAGGGGTTTTTCCTCAAGCTAAGCAAGAAGAGAGAGTCCCTAATGGTGAACAAAGTTTAATAATGAAGCTCCCACAATTCCATGACTGCAGTTTGCCTCTGCCATTGTTGAAGAATATGGTAATTTCCTTTCtactctgatctgatctgagcGAGCACTGTTGTATAATACTATACTATACTCTACTCCACTAGGCACTAGCTTTCTTCAACTTATTAAACTCATCCTCCCCatatgttttgatttttgagGGGTGCCACTCATTCTAACAATAACCTAATATGTAAACCAACAAACCTTTTCTTTCAGAATTCAGatgacaaataataaatatattcccACATCTCAATACTCTCTTTTTTGTGCTATCATAtcaatctttaatttattgcaaTTTCTATCGATTGGTTTACTTTTCATATATGCATTGtcacatatataatttgcacataTCATATAATGACGTTCCAATCAAAATCTCTAAATCAAACCAAATAATTCGGCTTAAGCTAGCAGCTATGAATAGATGTTAAAAGTTTCAAACCTACCGGACAATGATGTTTCGTATGCTCCCTATTATTCTAATACTTAACTGCTCAAGTCAAaactcaaatatttttaaaacaaatcacatcatttatatattgtattacaTTATCCCAAcccaaaaaatcaaataaacttCAAATTTGATAACCTCAGCCAACAATTATTCCttatataattaacaaaaatgCTAACAACTCCTATGAATATCTCTTCtattttttagattattattatgtgtGTGCACCATTCTATACATAGATTCAAGTCAAGCCTACAAAGCTTGATCTTACGCTTAGTTGGCTCAAATTTATGAggttttatttcattttttatttttaaattttctttttgtaacGGTTTTAGATAAGTATAATCATAAATGAACATTGGACCAGGGAGGTTGTGAATAGTAATGCCAATTATAAATGACACATTTAAttggataattaataaagttttgaAAGATTCATGGATAAGTACGGACAAGAATGTTTACTTAGACTGGAGCGTAAAATCTGggaaattctcaattttcggcCATATTTGTttggagaaaaaagaaaaagaaatgtatgaataaattaattgtaaactTTGAGGGATGGATAGTAGATGATGGTATTGGTGTACATCACAATCATGCACAACTGTTAGCGTGCACGCCCTTCGTTGTGCTGTGCACGCATTACGCATACACATCCACTCTCTTTCTCAAAGAGGGAAAGAAAAAGTTTTGCTTCTAAAGCTGAAACACAcctgaatttttctttttttaaatatttattgaaaaaacTCATAACTAAAGACTGATTGCTTATAATTAATTGACTCAAATTAATAAAGTCAATTGTTTAtcttctttaaaaataataataaaatattattagttcTGCAAGAGGAGCAAAGTGAGTAATGTTATAATTCAACCAAAtggaaattatttattgataattttttttcttaccaaaattatatgtatatacacactgTTCTCAGATGCtttatatttcaattcatattatGTATGACaagggaaaaaaatgaaaacaaaaatactaGTCATTGTCATACAGccacagaaaatgaaaattcagGAATAAATACATATTACAACTTGCTAAAGAAACGCATACCAATAAAAGTGAGCTGGGAGGAGAAAGAAAGAGGGAGAGAAGTGTCTTATCATATTatccattataatatattttttctttttaataattttaattttactggACTAATCTAAAATCAAAAGATACTGAATCTAGAGTCAACACATAAGTAAATTGCAAGTCGTGCAATCAACTAACTGATTATACCTTAATCTTTATGCTTGCGGAAGAAATTCAATCCATGCGACCCTGCCTAATGAATGATTTCAATTATGACATCAAGTCAGACAACGAACTAAGCCTCGAAACatgtatttattgtttttatttgtttagttTGCAGTTATTATCCAATAACAACTACAATTTTCTTTGTGCATAATATGGCCACATGACCTTGAAAATTGTATTAAGCAACATTTAATACTTACAATCTATTTTTTGAGTATCATTACTTATTATGACATGAATCAATTTAAGAGATCTCTCGACAAAAAAAGAAgtctataataaatttatatatttaattgtagTATATTGGTAAGAGAGATATTAAATGTTATGtatggaaaatataatttacaggattaatattacactttaagataaagttttaattattaaaataggctaaaaatggaAGACAAGGAGGGgaaggaagaaagaaattataaGTAAAAAGGTGGATGGGAGAAGAAGGGTGTTTAAAAACTTGAAAAGGCGTTttaagttaattgaaaaagagaaaaaatggaGTCCACGTCCTATAAGCCGTAGTGGCGGTCCTCAGTCCTCGACCAGAAACAAAAgggaaaggaaaaggaaaaactgaaaattaagaaaaatgac
Coding sequences within it:
- the LOC116016048 gene encoding phytochrome B, which translates into the protein MASGSRSKNVQQNQAQSSGTSNVNYRDSVSKAVAQYTVDARLHAVFEQSGESGKSFDYSQSVKTITQSVPEKQITAYLSKIQRGGHIQPFGCMIAVDEPSFRVIGYSENAREMLGLTPQSVPSLERPEILAIGTDVRTLFTPSSSVLLERAFGAREITLLNPIWIHSKNSGKPFYAILHRIDVGIVIDLEPARTEDPALSIAGAVQSQKLAVRAISHLQSLPGGDIKLLCDTVVESVRELTGYDRVMVYKFHEDEHGEVVAESKRPDLEPYIGLHYPATDIPQASRFLFKQNRVRMIVDCNATPVQVIQDESLMQPLCLVGSTLRAPHGCHAQYMANMGSIASLTLAVVINGSDEEAVGGRNSMRLWGLVVGHHTSARCIPFPLRYACEFLMQAFGLQLNMELQLASQLSEKHVLRTQTLLCDMLLRDAPTGIITQSPSIMDLVKCDGAALYYQGKYYPLGVTPNEAQIKEIVDWLLTYHGDSTGLSTDSLGDAGYPGAASLGDAVCGMAVAYITSRDFLFWFRSHTAKEIKWGGAKHHPEDKDDGQRMHPRSSFKAFLEVVKSRSLLWENAEMDAIHSLQLILRDSFKDAEASNSKAVVRAPPGELELQGMDELSSVAREMVRLIETATAPIFAVDVEGRINGWNAKVAELVGLSVEEAMGKLLIQDLVHKESQETTEKLLFNALRGEEDKNVEIKLRTFGTEEDKKAIFLVVNACSSKDYTNNIVGVCFVGQDVTGQKIVMDKFIHIQGDYKAIVHSPNPLIPPIFASDENTSCSEWNTAMEKLTGWSRGETIGKLLVGEVFGSCCRLRGPDAMTKFMIILHNAIGGQDTDRFPFSFFDRNGKYVQALLTANKRANIDGQIIGAFCFLQIASPELQQALKIQRQQENKCFSRMKELAYICQEIKNPLNGIRFTNSLLEATDLTEDQKQFLETSAACEKQMSKIIMDVDLENIEDGSLELEKEDFFLGRIIDAIVSQVMSLLRERGLQLIRDIPEEIKTLAVNGDQVRIQQVLADFLLNMARHAPVPGGWVEIQVRPSLKQVSDGTNVVHTEFRIMCPGEGLPPELVQDMFHSSRWVSQEGLGLSMCRKVVKLMNGEVQYIRESERCYFLIILELPIPRRGSKSIIIG